One Leuconostoc mesenteroides subsp. mesenteroides ATCC 8293 genomic window, TGGCTTCAAGTTTTTGAGAAAATTCCTCGGAAGGAAACTGTTTCCCTTCTATTGCTAGCACAATAACATAATCACGCGAACCAATTTTCGCTTGAATTCGCTCCCCTTCTCTAGCCATAATTTGATTATTCTGTGCTTCACTAGCATTTTCCGGCGTCTTTTCATCAATCAACTCAACTACTTGAACTTTACAAAAGCGAGATAATCGTTTTGTATACTCCGCAATGCCTTCTGTTAAATACTTTTCCTTTAGTTTACCGACCGTGATTAATTTAATATTCATTTCAAACCTACTCTTTACAATTTCTTAATATTTTTGGTTGATTACCTATATTCATTATATCCGATGTTATCCACACGAACAAAAAAAATATTTTTTTCTGAAAAAGCTTTTATACCAACTCTTTTCGCTGTTCGCTTTTTAAGTTATCCACTGTTTTTTTTAATTTCAAAAAAAATGTGGATAACTTTATAAACGTTATTTTACTCTTATTTAGACAAATTATAGATATTTTCCCGCAAGTTATCCACAGTTATCCACAAAGTTGTACACAATTGTGGATAAGCACACGCGTTCGACTAATGTTTAAAGTAAATTTTCTTTACATTGTTCGGAAAATATATTCTAAATAGCATTGCATCAGTGTTATTTCTTTAATCGCTTCAATACACGAACATTGCTGATATGCGTCTAAAAACTGCCCATTTTTCCCTAAATATTGCCTAAAATTATCAATATTTATTATTTCTTATAAAAACAAAGCACTTATCCACGAATTTAAACGTCTTTTCCACATTTTCTGGTATTTAGTCCACAAATTGTCAACATTTTCAGCTTGTTTTCAACATTTACAGAAAATACATATTTTTTAATAAAAGTCAAACAAGGGTAAAGAAAAAGCTAACATTTTTGTTAGCTTGCTAATTTCTGTGTTAATTTAACCTTGACGGTTTGCTTAGTATCCTGATGATAATAAGTCAATGTTATTGTGTCCCCAAGCGAATGCTTGTAGAGTTCTTCTCGCAGATCAGCCTGTGAGCTGACCTTTTTACCATTAATGCCAACAATAACGT contains:
- the rlmH gene encoding 23S rRNA (pseudouridine(1915)-N(3))-methyltransferase RlmH codes for the protein MNIKLITVGKLKEKYLTEGIAEYTKRLSRFCKVQVVELIDEKTPENASEAQNNQIMAREGERIQAKIGSRDYVIVLAIEGKQFPSEEFSQKLEAIAVNGYSDITFIIGGSLGLSKAIKQRANLKMSFGLLTLPHQLMRLVLIEQIYRAFMIQQGSPYHK